In a genomic window of Anoxybacter fermentans:
- a CDS encoding chemotaxis protein CheW gives MQHHKRASGQYVVFYVGSEAYGVEIEYVQEIIRVPGMVKIPRTPPYLEGLANLRGNILTVVNTSVKLGLEKKPLSETSRVIVLDDGYKRLGFIVDRVSEVVNIVADEIEEVKEGEARAEFLRGIARLAGGERLMMIIDVDHFMKIGESKDQVMDAVESQEFVRSEEQKKEEEKEEEKVQLVTFRLGGEEYGIDVGMVQEIVHLPETINRVPDAPPYLVGIVALRNQVLPVVSLRTLFQLGDNEMNERTRIVVVNLYDQQKRKAAVGLIVDAVTEVLRIPKAIIDPVPVLLRTGSGEGISGVCKIAEGKRLVYILNPAGLLVLNDLLKAGEVLESAEEAVSTSEQEEQLVIFKLGEEEFAAGIADVREIIRVPEIVAVPKAPQFVEGVINLRGTIIPIIDLRKRFGMEEKSRDEYTRIVVVEINGLLTGLVVDSVREVLKVSRQVIESAPELLTNSVDSRFVRGIAKVKEGERLIIVLDVKEVLSFKEKEELMDFGQSVELEEDTGTNS, from the coding sequence GTGCAACATCACAAAAGAGCTAGTGGGCAATATGTTGTCTTTTATGTAGGTAGTGAAGCTTATGGTGTAGAAATAGAATATGTTCAGGAGATAATTCGGGTTCCGGGGATGGTAAAGATTCCCCGGACACCACCTTATCTGGAGGGGCTTGCTAACCTGCGAGGAAATATACTTACCGTAGTGAATACTAGTGTCAAGCTTGGTTTGGAAAAGAAACCCTTAAGCGAAACCAGTAGAGTTATAGTCCTGGATGACGGTTACAAGCGATTGGGTTTTATTGTGGACAGAGTATCTGAGGTTGTAAACATAGTAGCTGACGAAATTGAAGAGGTCAAGGAAGGAGAAGCCAGGGCAGAGTTTCTCAGGGGCATAGCCAGGCTGGCAGGAGGCGAGCGCCTGATGATGATAATAGATGTGGACCATTTTATGAAGATCGGAGAAAGCAAGGACCAGGTTATGGATGCTGTTGAATCTCAGGAGTTTGTCCGATCAGAGGAACAAAAAAAAGAGGAAGAAAAAGAGGAAGAAAAAGTCCAACTAGTTACCTTTCGACTCGGAGGGGAAGAATATGGAATTGATGTAGGAATGGTGCAGGAAATTGTCCACCTACCGGAGACTATCAACCGGGTACCTGATGCTCCCCCTTATCTTGTCGGAATTGTAGCTTTGCGGAACCAGGTTCTACCGGTGGTCAGTTTACGAACCCTTTTTCAACTGGGAGATAATGAAATGAATGAACGAACACGCATAGTAGTGGTGAACCTTTACGATCAGCAAAAAAGGAAAGCTGCAGTGGGTCTTATAGTCGATGCTGTAACGGAGGTGCTCCGCATCCCTAAGGCAATTATTGATCCCGTACCGGTTCTGCTGCGGACCGGGAGTGGCGAAGGAATAAGTGGGGTGTGCAAAATAGCAGAAGGTAAGCGACTGGTATACATACTTAATCCGGCGGGTTTGCTTGTCTTAAATGACCTTCTAAAAGCGGGTGAAGTGTTGGAGAGTGCAGAAGAAGCGGTCAGTACTAGTGAGCAGGAAGAACAGCTAGTGATTTTCAAGCTGGGCGAAGAAGAATTTGCGGCCGGCATTGCTGATGTTCGGGAGATTATCAGGGTTCCGGAAATAGTGGCCGTTCCCAAAGCTCCGCAGTTTGTAGAAGGGGTAATTAATCTCCGTGGAACCATAATTCCTATAATTGATCTCAGAAAAAGATTTGGGATGGAAGAAAAATCTAGAGACGAGTATACAAGGATCGTTGTAGTAGAGATAAATGGGCTATTAACCGGCCTTGTTGTTGACTCGGTACGGGAAGTGCTAAAGGTTTCCCGTCAGGTCATCGAATCAGCTCCGGAGCTTTTAACCAATTCGGTAGACAGCCGTTTTGTTAGGGGAATAGCTAAAGTCAAAGAAGGTGAGCGGCTGATCATCGTACTGGACGTTAAGGAGGTACTATCGTTTAAAGAAAAGGAGGAACTGATGGATTTTGGGCAGAGTGTGGAACTCGAAGAAGATACGGGTACTAATAGCTGA
- a CDS encoding HEAT repeat domain-containing protein, which translates to MDILSTHPEEKERCYAALELSNFPQDDVVEYLVTRLVEEESRPVQEAIVSALIAIGTEAVVRWCTELLRSEDAYLRNSAIEVLQLLQHTSLGVVKELLQDPDPDMRLFAVNVLGELKAREAVELLRRVVEVDENINVVATAVEYLGEMGLCDEDRETVRKAAERFSDPFLEYAVEVALKKMEI; encoded by the coding sequence ATGGATATTCTATCCACTCACCCGGAAGAGAAAGAGAGATGCTATGCAGCCTTGGAGCTTTCTAACTTTCCCCAGGATGATGTCGTGGAGTATCTGGTAACGAGACTGGTAGAAGAGGAAAGCCGCCCGGTGCAGGAGGCCATTGTGAGTGCTCTTATTGCTATTGGGACAGAAGCTGTAGTAAGGTGGTGTACTGAGCTTTTGCGCAGCGAGGATGCCTATCTGAGAAATTCAGCGATAGAGGTACTGCAGTTGCTACAACATACATCGCTGGGCGTGGTCAAGGAGTTGTTGCAGGACCCTGACCCAGATATGCGACTTTTTGCTGTGAATGTTCTGGGGGAATTAAAGGCCAGGGAAGCCGTGGAACTTTTGCGACGGGTTGTGGAAGTGGATGAAAATATCAACGTGGTAGCTACGGCAGTGGAATATCTGGGTGAAATGGGGTTGTGTGACGAGGATCGGGAAACAGTTCGGAAAGCGGCAGAACGTTTTTCTGACCCTTTTTTAGAATATGCGGTTGAGGTTGCATTGAAGAAGATGGAGATATAG
- a CDS encoding protein-glutamate methylesterase/protein-glutamine glutaminase, producing MRRILKEMLSSDYQIEVVGTARNGEEAVTKALELRPDVVTMDVNMPGMDGLTALQYILLKAPCSVIMVSSLTQEGAFTTLEALELGAVDFVGKPGGTVSLGIRQLKEEIIAKVKAAARARLRPRRLERVRVLNQRPLSSRFSSGTRQYSLKVVVIGVSTGGPRTLMDILPYLPKDLPAVVLVVQHMPENFTASFAQRLDQSCQMAVKEASDGDELTPGKVLVARGGYHLKIEKNASGRLVARLSRQPANVLYVPSVNVTMQSVLEKVSPRNIIGVLLTGMGDDGADMMVKIRKQGGYTIAEAEETAVVWGMPREAYIRGGAEVIVPSYCIAEQIIKGVKKD from the coding sequence ATGAGAAGAATCCTTAAGGAAATGCTTTCTTCTGATTACCAAATTGAGGTAGTGGGTACTGCTCGAAATGGTGAGGAGGCAGTGACAAAGGCACTGGAGCTAAGACCTGACGTGGTTACCATGGACGTGAATATGCCTGGGATGGATGGTCTTACTGCTCTTCAGTATATCCTTCTTAAGGCACCCTGTTCAGTGATTATGGTTTCTTCTCTCACTCAGGAAGGTGCCTTTACTACACTGGAAGCTTTAGAGTTAGGTGCGGTGGACTTTGTGGGTAAACCTGGAGGGACGGTTTCCCTTGGCATAAGACAACTTAAAGAAGAGATCATAGCGAAGGTAAAAGCAGCGGCACGGGCCAGGTTAAGACCGCGCCGACTAGAAAGGGTACGCGTTTTGAACCAGCGACCGCTTTCTTCCCGGTTCAGTTCTGGTACCAGGCAGTATTCGTTGAAAGTAGTAGTCATTGGAGTATCGACCGGTGGTCCCCGTACCCTTATGGATATTTTGCCCTATCTACCGAAGGATCTCCCGGCAGTTGTGTTGGTAGTACAGCACATGCCGGAAAACTTTACGGCATCTTTTGCCCAGCGTCTAGACCAGTCTTGCCAGATGGCTGTCAAAGAGGCATCTGACGGCGACGAGTTAACTCCGGGAAAGGTTTTGGTGGCCAGAGGGGGTTATCATTTAAAAATAGAAAAAAATGCTAGTGGTAGGCTGGTGGCCAGACTTAGCCGGCAGCCGGCAAATGTTTTATATGTTCCCTCAGTTAACGTAACCATGCAGTCGGTTTTAGAAAAAGTGTCTCCCCGTAATATTATAGGAGTGCTTCTTACTGGAATGGGTGACGATGGAGCGGATATGATGGTAAAAATACGAAAGCAGGGCGGCTATACTATTGCTGAAGCGGAAGAAACGGCGGTGGTCTGGGGTATGCCCAGAGAGGCTTACATAAGGGGTGGAGCTGAGGTTATAGTTCCGTCTTATTGCATTGCCGAGCAAATCATTAAAGGGGTGAAGAAAGATTGA